The stretch of DNA TGTTGACGGTGAACTCTATATCTTCGCCTACAATTCCATGGGCACCACACTGGCCCTTCCCTTCCAGCCTGGAGTCATAGGGACGAGCCGGTGGAACATCACGGACGCAAACGGCACCGCCTATATCCAGGATGCAGTCGCTGTCGCACAGGACGGCGGGGGCTTCATCAGGTATCTCTATGCAGACCCTGCAGACAACTTCACCGTCAAACAAAAACTCAGCTACGTGATGATGGTGGACGGCAACTGGCTCATCGGGGCCGGCATCTACGATCCGCAGGATGGTTCGCCGGTCGTGAAGGTGGGGACCGATTCCCTGGTGAGAGAGAGCCTGAAATCCTTTGTCGGCGAGGCGATTGCGTACGCCCGTACGAATGGGACGGAGAAGGCTCTGCAGGAGTTCAACGACCAGAACGGGACGTTCGTCCAGGGCAACCTCTACATCTACGCCTTCGACTACAACGGAACGACCCTGGCGCTCCCCTATCAGCCAGAGTTGATCGGAACCGATCTCTCCGGGCTCCAGGACCCCTTCGGGGTGAACTACACCAGGGTCGAGATCCTCCTGGCGCAGCACGGCGGCGGGTTCGTCTTCTACCACTACCCGAACCCGTCGGACAATATGACCCTTGAGCCCAAGATGAGTTACGTCGAGGGGGTCGACGATACCTGGTGGGTCGGTGCCGGGGTGTACGTGAGCGAGGCATCCGGTTCCTCTTAATTCCCGGATGAATCCACCTCTTTTTGCCGGTGCAATCCCGTTAGGATAAAATGAGAGTTGTACCCTCCGCAAGATAAACCTGCCAGAATCGAAAGACCTATCGCAATACGACCCGCTCACGCCGGAAAACTAACAATCAATAGCCGAACCGCTGCTCATATGCGGTGTGATCCAGCCACTCGACGATCACCGCCCCCGTCGCTCGCCGGGGTACGGATCACCTTCCACGACTCTATCGGGGTGTAATCCCAGAGAAGTGCCGGGACCGCATAAACCGCGCGGGTGCACTGTTCGCCCGGACAATACAGGATAATATATGATATCGGAGATCTCAAGACTGCACGTAGTACCAAAAAGAATATCCCTTATTACGTAGTTCCGGGAACGGCGCCCGGGGCAGAGATCGTATGGATGAAGATTTCACAAAAAAACGGCCGGAAAAGCAATACCATGAGGTTACAAGACTCGACTCTCCTGCGTGACCTGGACAGGACGCTCGCCCTTGCAGGGGTCATCCTCTCGCTCGCCCTGATCGTCTATCTGGGCAGGAAGAGCAGCGGGGTGGTGTACCAGCTCACCGGGGTCCTCACCCTCATCTCCTGCCTGCTCTGGCTGGCGATCCGGAAACGCCACACCTTCGCCTTCCACCCACCCGGGTCACGGACGCTCGCATCCTTCTGGACAATCTGTTTTTTCGGGCTCTACACCGCAAGCCTCCTCGAGGTGCACCTCCGGCCGCATCAATATGAGCGCCCTCTCCTGTACTTCATCCTGACAGCACTCATGGCAGGCGTCCTCGCCTGCGAGATCTTCACCTCGGGCCGGCGGCGCGGCGCACTCATCTTCATCCAGGTGCTGCTGCTGGGCCTGAGCGTCGCCTGGTCCCAGCTGCTGATCTTCCCGAGCCTCCTCGGGGTAGACCCCTGGTACCATTCCGATCTCACCCAGCAGATCCTGGGCGCGGGCTTCATTCCAGAGAATTATGTTTATGCAACCCTGCCGCTCTTCCACCTCATGATCGCCGCCACCTCCCTCATCACAGGCCTTTCGTACAAATTCGCCGCAATGGCCTCGGTGAGCCTCGGGCAGATCCTCTGCAACGCCATATTTGTCTACCTCATTGCAAGCCGTCTCTTCAGGAGCCAGAGGATAGGCTGGCTGGCCGCCCTGATGGTGGTGATCGGAAACCATCATATTAACATGTCCTACTGGTCCATCCCCAACGCATTTGCCGCCGTTTTTATTCCAATCGCCCTCTATCTTATTCTCTTCAGGTTCAGGGATCGTTTCCCCGCTAAATCCGCCGCACTCTGTGTTGTCGTACTGGCAGCCACCATTCTGACGCATACCGTCGCCGCCATGTGCATGGCCATACTTCTCTTCATCGCCTGGGGCGCGTTCGCCTTTTATGAGGTCTATCACCCGGAAATGGAGAATAATTTTCCGTTATATATCCCGAACGGCTTTCTTATAGGGATGTTCGCCTGGTGGACCTACGCCTCCAATAGTATCGAGTCACTGGGCAGCCTCCTCAGGCGGGGATTTAGCATAGACGTCTTCGTGACGACGCCCGAAGAATTTCTGGGTTCTGCAACCGTTGTCCCGATCTCGGAGCAGCTGTTCAACAACATCGGGATGTTCCTCTTCTTCACAGTCTCGTTCATCGGGATTTTTTCCATGATCTCGCCGAAAGGGAACCGCCTGAGTTTTGCCATCGCATGCACGGGAGTGGCTCCCCTCGCCATCAGCTTCTTCTCCCTCATCTCAGGGCACTCGGTGATCGAACACCGGTGGTGGTACTTCTCCCAGATCCTCCTGAGCATCCCGCTGGCGGTCGCGCTCTCTACCGCCGGGGCGTCGAACCTGAAGAGACCCCGCGTGGTCTCCTTCTTTGCCTCCGCATTCGTTGTTGTCCTGAGTTTCCTGATGATCATGAGCCCTCCGGCAAACATCGACAACCATATCTTCTCTCCGGTCACCGGGTTCACCTACGCCTATACGCAGTCGGAGATCGTCGCCAGTGATTTTTTTGCCGTGCACGCGGCAGGAGCGATCGCTTCTGACAGCGCCTACTGCACAAATCCAAGCAGCAGCATGTTCGCGCATGTCTATGGGATCGGGGAAGAGCGGTTGATCGAGCTGGACGACTCGTTGATCTCCGGCACGTTCG from Methanofollis liminatans DSM 4140 encodes:
- a CDS encoding cache domain-containing protein, which produces MRPYALLVIAALVLAAVLGAGCTGTDTPLPENQSTATPTATPAPVAPSPASPESLVAFVERAYEYAHVHGQEAALQEFNNQSGRFVDGELYIFAYNSMGTTLALPFQPGVIGTSRWNITDANGTAYIQDAVAVAQDGGGFIRYLYADPADNFTVKQKLSYVMMVDGNWLIGAGIYDPQDGSPVVKVGTDSLVRESLKSFVGEAIAYARTNGTEKALQEFNDQNGTFVQGNLYIYAFDYNGTTLALPYQPELIGTDLSGLQDPFGVNYTRVEILLAQHGGGFVFYHYPNPSDNMTLEPKMSYVEGVDDTWWVGAGVYVSEASGSS